The Acidaminococcales bacterium genome window below encodes:
- a CDS encoding response regulator → MKRFFWYSVQSKMLTILLVFMTASLIMSWFAMRQMSQNIMAKEKEQKLLALARLLDSELGGRDYDGILSAHGAAGASREEKIAILNKELKGAADKIAAAAPGVGAGYYSRDLDAILVYAPSSEYQHLVGTAIAQGHSGREVMSADKSLVRTGRMVRGDIMNAMIPVERKGRAIGYVWANELIGDIKVQLSSLSDRILKIMGAAYVLLLGVMIAIYRHTTNDMNRIIKGIRELRFDLTKTLDKADGELGEVVDSINAMAADVAKAAEEHNAALLAEGANMAQREFLSRMSHELRTPMNGVLGLTYLAQNAASEKQRLEYLEKIHASAALLLGIINEILDFSKIEAGKMDIERHPFRFKAVVETVEDVIKPKAAEKNLDLIILMDGSMPKAAVGDDLRLTQILLNLIGNAVKFTKQGSVTLSMKTEELPSGDLLLHCQVRDTGIGMDENQQANVFKQFAQADSSTARKFGGSGLGLTISKALVEMMGGTITVKSELGKGSEFSFFIELQPSLEDENKESAAADAIDERRYDGFEVLVVEDNEINQEIAQAVLEEMGLKVDLADNGEKAVAAFLQKKYDLIFMDIRMPIMDGLQATREIRRLEDERGASGARVPIIAMTANAMKEDREESKAAGMDGHISKPFAIGEIKASLYLALIVNKSENKSDDIG, encoded by the coding sequence TTGAAACGGTTTTTTTGGTATTCCGTCCAGAGCAAAATGCTCACCATACTGCTCGTTTTTATGACGGCGTCCTTGATCATGTCGTGGTTTGCCATGCGCCAAATGTCCCAAAACATAATGGCGAAAGAAAAAGAGCAAAAGCTCCTGGCGCTGGCGCGTCTGCTCGACAGTGAACTGGGCGGGCGCGACTACGACGGCATCCTCAGCGCGCATGGCGCCGCCGGCGCGTCGCGCGAGGAAAAGATCGCGATACTAAATAAAGAGCTCAAAGGCGCGGCGGACAAAATCGCCGCTGCGGCACCCGGCGTAGGAGCGGGCTATTATTCCCGCGACCTGGATGCCATACTGGTCTATGCCCCTTCATCCGAATACCAGCACCTGGTGGGCACGGCCATTGCCCAAGGACATTCCGGGCGGGAGGTCATGTCGGCCGACAAGTCGCTGGTGAGGACAGGCCGCATGGTGCGCGGCGACATCATGAACGCTATGATCCCCGTGGAACGCAAAGGCCGCGCAATAGGCTATGTATGGGCAAACGAGCTTATCGGCGACATAAAGGTGCAGCTCAGCAGCCTCTCGGACAGAATACTTAAAATCATGGGCGCGGCGTATGTGCTGCTGCTCGGCGTAATGATAGCGATTTACCGGCATACCACGAACGATATGAACCGTATAATAAAAGGCATCCGCGAACTGCGTTTTGATTTGACAAAAACTCTGGACAAGGCGGACGGCGAACTGGGCGAGGTTGTCGACAGCATCAACGCGATGGCCGCCGATGTAGCCAAAGCCGCCGAAGAACATAACGCGGCGCTGTTGGCCGAAGGCGCAAACATGGCGCAGCGGGAATTTCTTTCCCGCATGAGCCACGAACTGAGGACGCCCATGAACGGCGTGCTGGGCCTTACCTATCTGGCGCAAAACGCCGCTTCGGAAAAACAGCGGCTGGAATACTTAGAGAAAATACACGCTTCCGCGGCGCTGCTCTTGGGCATTATCAACGAGATTCTCGACTTTTCCAAAATTGAGGCCGGGAAGATGGACATTGAAAGGCATCCGTTCCGCTTTAAAGCGGTCGTGGAAACGGTGGAGGATGTCATCAAGCCCAAGGCGGCGGAAAAAAACCTGGACTTGATAATCCTGATGGATGGTTCCATGCCGAAAGCGGCGGTCGGCGACGATTTGCGGCTGACCCAGATACTGCTCAACCTTATCGGCAACGCGGTGAAGTTCACCAAGCAAGGCTCGGTCACCTTGTCCATGAAAACCGAAGAACTGCCTTCCGGCGACCTGCTGCTTCACTGCCAGGTGCGGGATACGGGGATTGGCATGGACGAAAACCAGCAGGCAAACGTTTTCAAGCAGTTTGCGCAGGCCGACAGTTCCACGGCGCGCAAATTCGGCGGCAGCGGCCTTGGCCTGACCATCAGCAAAGCTTTGGTGGAAATGATGGGCGGGACAATAACGGTAAAAAGCGAATTGGGCAAAGGCAGCGAGTTTTCTTTCTTTATCGAGCTGCAACCTTCTCTCGAGGATGAAAACAAAGAAAGCGCGGCGGCCGATGCTATAGACGAGCGGCGTTATGACGGCTTTGAAGTGCTGGTCGTGGAAGACAACGAAATCAACCAAGAGATTGCCCAAGCGGTGCTGGAAGAAATGGGGCTGAAAGTGGACCTGGCGGACAACGGGGAAAAAGCGGTGGCCGCTTTCCTGCAAAAAAAATACGACCTTATTTTCATGGACATCCGCATGCCGATCATGGACGGGCTGCAAGCCACGCGCGAGATACGGCGGCTTGAAGATGAAAGGGGCGCCTCCGGCGCGCGCGTGCCGATTATCGCCATGACCGCCAACGCCATGAAAGAAGACCGGGAAGAAAGCAAGGCCGCCGGCATGGACGGGCATATCTCAAAGCCGT